From Ornithorhynchus anatinus isolate Pmale09 chromosome X3, mOrnAna1.pri.v4, whole genome shotgun sequence, the proteins below share one genomic window:
- the GALNT1 gene encoding polypeptide N-acetylgalactosaminyltransferase 1 encodes MRKFAYCKVVLATSLVWVLLDMFLLLYFSECNKCDEKKERGLPAGDVPEPIQKPHEGPGEMGKPVVIPKEDQEKMKEMFKINQFNLMASERIAFNRSLPDVRLEGCKTKVYPDNLPTTSVVIVFHNEAWSTLLRTVHSVINRSPRHMLEEIVLVDDASERDFLKRPLESYVRKLRVPVHVIRMEQRSGLIRARLKGAAASKGRVITFLDAHCECTVGWLEPLLARIKFDRRTVVCPIIDVISDDTFEYMAGSDMTYGGFNWKLNFRWYPVPQREMDRRKGDRTLPVRTPTMAGGLFSIDRDYFQEIGTYDAGMDIWGGENLEISFRIWQCGGTLEIVTCSHVGHVFRKATPYTFPGGTGQIINKNNRRLAEVWMDEFKNFFYIISPGVTKVDYGDISSRLGLRHKLQCKPFSWYLENVYPDSQIPRHYFSLGEIRNVETNQCLDNMARKENEKVGIFNCHGMGGNQVFSYTANKEIRTDDLCLDVSKLNGPVTMLKCHHLKGNQLWEYDPTKLTLLHVNSNQCLDKATEEDSQVPSIRDCNGSRSQQWLLRNVTLPEIF; translated from the exons TTCCAGAGCCCATTCAAAAGCCACACGAAGGCCCCGGAGAAATGGGAAAACCCGTCGTCATTCCTAAAGAGGATCAAGAAAAGATGAAAGAGATGTTTAAAATCAATCAGTTCAATTTAATGGCAAGCGAGAGGATCGCTTTTAACAGGTCTTTGCCTGATGTCAGGTTAGAAGG GTGTAAAACTAAGGTGTATCCAGATAACCTTCCTACAACAAGCGTGGTGATCGTCTTCCACAACGAAGCCTGGAGCACGCTTTTACGAACCGTTCACAGTGTAATAAACCGTTCGCCAAGACACATGCTGGAAGAAATCGTGCTGGTAGACGATGCCAGCGAAAGAG ACTTCTTGAAGAGACCTCTGGAGAGTTACGTGAGGAAACTGCGGGTGCCAGTTCACGTGATTCGAATGGAGCAGCGCAGCGGGCTGATTCGAGCCCGATTGAAGGGGGCCGCTGCTTCCAAAGGCCGGGTCATCACCTTCTTGGACGCACACTGCGAATGTACTGTAGGGTGGCTGGAGCCGCTATTAGCCAGGATCAAATTTGACAG GCGAACAGTAGTGTGTCCAATCATTGACGTAATCAGCGACGATACTTTTGAATACATGGCCGGCTCTGACATGACTTACGGTGGGTTCAACTGGAAATTGAATTTCCGGTGGTATCCCGTTCCCCAGAGAGAGATGGACCGAAGGAAAGGAGACCGGACTCTTCCCGTCAG GACCCCTACAATGGCAGGAGGGCTTTTTTCAATAGATAGAGATTACTTTCAAGAAATAGGCACGTATGATGCTGGAATGGATATTTGGGGAGGAGAAAACCTAGAGATCTCCTTCAGG aTATGGCAGTGCGGGGGTACTTTGGAGATCGTGACCTGCTCACACGTCGGGCATGTGTTCCGAAAAGCTACCCCGTACACATTTCCAGGGGGAACGGGACAGATCATCAACAAAAACAACAGAAGGCTCGCCGAGGTGTGGATGGACGAGTTCAAGAATTTCTTCTATATCATTTCCCCGG GAGTTACAAAGGTAGATTATGGGGATATATCATCAAGACTTGGCCTAAGACACAAACTACAATGCAAGCCCTTCTCTTGGTACCTCGAAAATGTTTATCCCGATTCCCAGATTCCACGACACTATTTCTCTTTGGGAGAG ATACGAAACGTGGAAACAAATCAGTGTCTGGATAACATGGCaaggaaagagaatgaaaaagtCGGAATTTTTAACTGCCACGGAATGGGGGGTAATCAG GTGTTCTCCTACACTGCCAACAAAGAAATTCGGACGGATGATTTATGTTTGGACGTCTCCAAACTTAACGGTCCGGTCACAATGCTCAAGTGCCACCACCTGAAAGGCAATCAGCTCTGGGAATACGATCCCACG AAATTAACCCTGCTGCATGTGAACAGTAATCAATGCCTGGACAAAGCCACAGAAGAGGACAGTCAGGTACCCAGCATTAGAGACTGCAACGGCAGCCGATCCCAGCAGTGGCTGCTGCGGAACGTGACCCTGCCGGAAATATTCTGA